A single region of the Vibrio cyclitrophicus genome encodes:
- a CDS encoding LysR family transcriptional regulator, with translation MDINLDIQNILVIKRMYELRNVSLVAESLGKTPGAISKNLAKLKNQLDDPLFIQSKQGFEPTSFVEANMANFDQILEGVEAIKHQEFRPQTYKGDVTIYANTLLWEQFGATLYLALTKEAPKASYSFVRWGTNTKNRIIDGEEAISVHYFDETLPQSISQNEVGKGKIVFFVRDGHKAKNFEALVNYPIILFKTPGWNDYRYPILDRLRKVGFNVTPKVEIDHPAMVHDIILKSDHFGITLDGSVPEGCRSIDLPEKLTIDVSYVMSCRRSQKDAPINQWLLTILKSVLSSK, from the coding sequence GTGGACATCAACCTAGATATTCAGAATATCTTAGTCATCAAGCGTATGTATGAACTTCGTAATGTCAGTTTAGTGGCAGAATCATTAGGCAAAACGCCGGGCGCGATCAGTAAAAATTTAGCTAAACTCAAAAATCAACTCGATGACCCATTGTTCATTCAATCTAAACAGGGCTTTGAGCCCACATCGTTTGTTGAAGCAAACATGGCAAACTTCGACCAAATACTCGAGGGAGTTGAGGCGATAAAACACCAAGAATTTAGGCCTCAGACCTATAAAGGTGATGTCACCATCTACGCCAATACCCTGCTCTGGGAACAATTCGGTGCAACACTCTATCTTGCTTTGACCAAAGAGGCTCCCAAAGCATCGTATTCATTTGTTAGATGGGGAACGAACACGAAAAACAGAATCATCGACGGAGAAGAAGCCATCTCTGTTCATTATTTCGATGAGACCCTACCACAATCCATTAGTCAAAATGAGGTTGGAAAAGGAAAAATCGTGTTCTTTGTTCGAGATGGTCACAAAGCGAAGAACTTCGAGGCACTCGTAAATTACCCGATCATTCTATTTAAAACACCCGGCTGGAATGACTATAGATATCCAATACTCGACCGCCTTAGAAAGGTGGGATTTAACGTCACCCCAAAAGTAGAAATTGACCATCCAGCTATGGTTCACGACATCATTTTAAAGTCGGACCATTTTGGAATCACACTCGATGGGAGCGTGCCAGAGGGATGTCGCAGTATTGACTTGCCGGAGAAACTCACTATCGACGTAAGCTATGTGATGAGTTGTCGTCGTTCGCAAAAAGACGCACCGATAAATCAATGGCTTCTTACTATTTTAAAGTCCGTCCTAAGCAGTAAGTAA
- the tnaA gene encoding tryptophanase — MENFKHLPEPFRIRVVEPVKRTTRAYREQAIVEAGMNPFLLDSDDVFIDLLTDSGTGSITQRMQAAMLMGDEAYSGSRSYYALSNAVKDIFGYKLTIPTHQGRGAEQIYIPVLIKKREMEKGLDRSKMVALSNYFFDTTQGHTQVNCCVAKNVYTKEAFDTSVNADFKGNFDIVKLEEAILEAGAANVPYIVSTITCNSAGGQPVSIANLKAVYEIAQKYDIPVIMDSARYAENAYFIQQREAGYQDWTIEQITRESYKYADGLAMSAKKDAMVQMGGLLCFKDDSFMDVYTECRTLCVVQEGFPTYGGLEGGAMERLAVGLYDGMRQDWLEYRIGQVQYLVDGLEAMGIVCQQAGGHAAFVDAGKLLPHIPAGQFPAHALACELYKVAGIRAVEIGSLLQGRDPATGEQHPCPAELLRLTIPRATYTQTHMDFIIEAFEKVKENAGKVKGLDFTYEPPVLRHFTARLKEVEVSEKQAGKKNEQTLEEAF, encoded by the coding sequence ATGGAAAATTTCAAACATCTACCAGAACCGTTTCGTATTCGCGTTGTAGAACCAGTAAAAAGAACAACTCGCGCTTATCGTGAGCAAGCCATTGTCGAAGCGGGTATGAATCCATTTCTACTCGACAGTGATGACGTGTTCATCGATTTGCTGACCGACAGCGGTACAGGTTCAATCACACAACGTATGCAAGCTGCGATGTTGATGGGTGATGAAGCCTACAGTGGCAGTCGCAGTTACTATGCACTGTCGAATGCGGTTAAGGATATCTTCGGCTATAAATTGACGATTCCAACACACCAAGGGCGTGGCGCAGAGCAGATTTACATTCCTGTTTTGATTAAGAAGCGTGAAATGGAAAAGGGACTCGACCGCAGCAAAATGGTCGCTTTGTCGAACTACTTCTTCGATACCACGCAAGGCCACACTCAAGTGAATTGCTGCGTGGCGAAGAACGTTTATACCAAAGAAGCGTTTGATACCTCAGTGAATGCCGACTTCAAAGGAAACTTCGATATCGTGAAATTGGAAGAGGCGATCTTAGAAGCGGGCGCTGCCAACGTTCCTTACATTGTGAGTACCATTACTTGTAACTCTGCTGGTGGACAGCCAGTGTCTATCGCCAACCTAAAAGCCGTTTATGAAATCGCTCAGAAGTACGATATTCCTGTGATCATGGACTCTGCGCGCTACGCTGAAAATGCTTACTTCATTCAGCAACGTGAAGCGGGTTATCAGGATTGGACCATCGAACAGATCACGCGTGAGTCATACAAATACGCAGATGGTTTGGCTATGTCGGCCAAGAAAGATGCCATGGTACAAATGGGCGGTTTGTTGTGCTTTAAAGACGACTCCTTCATGGATGTGTACACAGAGTGTCGCACCTTGTGTGTTGTGCAAGAGGGTTTCCCAACTTATGGTGGCTTGGAAGGCGGCGCGATGGAGCGTCTTGCGGTTGGCCTTTATGACGGCATGCGTCAAGATTGGTTGGAGTATCGCATCGGTCAGGTTCAATACCTCGTTGATGGCTTAGAAGCGATGGGCATCGTATGTCAACAAGCAGGCGGTCACGCTGCGTTTGTGGATGCGGGTAAACTGTTACCTCATATTCCTGCTGGTCAGTTCCCAGCACATGCTTTGGCGTGCGAACTGTACAAAGTAGCCGGTATTAGAGCGGTTGAGATTGGTTCGTTATTGCAAGGCCGTGATCCTGCAACGGGCGAGCAACATCCATGCCCTGCGGAGTTATTACGCTTAACCATTCCACGCGCGACGTACACACAAACCCACATGGATTTCATTATCGAAGCGTTCGAAAAAGTGAAAGAGAACGCAGGTAAAGTGAAAGGGCTCGACTTTACCTATGAACCGCCAGTATTAAGACACTTTACGGCGCGCTTGAAAGAGGTAGAAGTAAGCGAGAAACAAGCAGGAAAAAAGAATGAACAAACGCTCGAAGAAGCATTTTAA
- a CDS encoding 50S ribosome-binding GTPase, with amino-acid sequence MKKIRNLFRLLAVLSSGRWGIALISAIFPSIIMMGFGVFLAVKYGYLLEMSIAIAMSTLVFTIPLYISSRSSSQPIYSNTSANPEREGETESSPKSADINEALVKDAMVKASDEWSQAELLIWNDSKHYVRQQLSNEIEWGNLDQTGLEVLEFVAKKFDKKSLDFSIPEGLKLFEEVSRRYKLVVKEHIPGIEYLKVSYIKAGYEAYDKYGELGQKIFKAAIWGNHLKNLYLNPLKVISDLGREQATSTMTKGVVDDMQYAAKQALLDEVAAVAIDLYSGRFSIEDEALKASDVSELDEQRFAPELEPVRIVLVGQTSSGKSSLINALKQELVAEVDVLPSTDSSTVYNAFVDDNDVRVVDLQGLDGNPKTEALMLKEMTQADVVLWVLKANQSARELDKQLKGKFDAFYEEPKNISRKKPIVVTVVNQVDRLKPVDDWQPPYDLDSPTSAKAKIIAQALEYNQTLLQPDIALPLAIAPEKAQFGLDVLRQTLLERIADANNVQRNRQRFEAMKRGTSVKGQLNKAVKAGKKVAPSALKAATPKLAEMAIKQVVKKK; translated from the coding sequence ATGAAGAAAATTAGAAATCTATTTAGATTACTGGCAGTGCTATCGAGCGGCCGCTGGGGTATTGCTCTGATTTCGGCCATCTTCCCAAGCATTATCATGATGGGTTTTGGTGTTTTCTTGGCGGTTAAATACGGCTATCTGTTGGAAATGTCGATTGCCATTGCCATGAGTACCTTGGTGTTCACCATTCCTTTATACATTTCTAGCCGTTCTTCTAGTCAACCCATTTATAGCAATACGTCTGCCAATCCAGAAAGAGAGGGTGAAACCGAATCATCGCCTAAGAGTGCTGATATCAATGAGGCGTTAGTAAAGGATGCGATGGTCAAAGCATCCGATGAATGGTCGCAAGCTGAGCTGTTGATTTGGAATGATTCAAAACACTATGTGCGACAGCAATTAAGTAACGAAATAGAGTGGGGTAACCTCGACCAAACTGGTTTAGAGGTGCTTGAGTTTGTCGCCAAAAAGTTTGATAAGAAATCGCTCGATTTTTCGATTCCTGAAGGGCTTAAGTTATTTGAAGAGGTTAGCCGCCGCTATAAGTTGGTGGTGAAAGAACACATTCCGGGCATTGAGTATCTTAAGGTTTCATACATCAAAGCGGGCTACGAAGCCTATGACAAATATGGTGAGCTAGGGCAGAAGATCTTCAAAGCGGCTATTTGGGGTAACCACCTTAAAAACCTATATTTGAATCCACTCAAGGTGATTTCTGATTTAGGTCGAGAGCAAGCGACATCTACCATGACTAAAGGTGTGGTAGATGACATGCAATATGCTGCCAAACAAGCTTTACTCGATGAAGTAGCTGCGGTCGCAATTGATCTCTATAGCGGTCGATTCAGCATTGAAGATGAGGCACTGAAAGCGTCCGATGTTTCTGAACTTGATGAACAACGTTTTGCTCCTGAATTAGAGCCTGTACGAATTGTGCTGGTGGGGCAAACCAGCTCTGGGAAGTCCTCACTCATTAATGCGCTTAAGCAAGAGCTTGTTGCCGAGGTCGACGTTCTGCCATCAACCGATAGTTCAACCGTTTACAACGCGTTTGTCGATGACAATGATGTTCGCGTGGTTGATCTTCAGGGGCTTGATGGCAATCCTAAAACCGAAGCCTTAATGCTGAAAGAGATGACTCAAGCCGATGTGGTGCTTTGGGTGCTTAAAGCCAATCAATCGGCTCGTGAGTTGGATAAACAGTTGAAGGGCAAGTTTGACGCTTTCTATGAAGAGCCGAAGAACATCTCACGTAAGAAGCCGATAGTTGTCACGGTTGTCAATCAAGTAGATAGATTAAAGCCTGTAGACGATTGGCAACCGCCGTATGATTTAGATAGCCCAACATCGGCGAAAGCGAAGATCATTGCTCAAGCGCTCGAATATAATCAAACACTGCTACAACCCGATATTGCATTGCCACTGGCGATTGCTCCTGAAAAAGCGCAGTTTGGTTTAGATGTATTAAGGCAAACGTTGCTCGAGCGTATCGCTGACGCAAACAATGTGCAGAGAAACCGCCAACGTTTTGAAGCAATGAAAAGAGGGACGTCGGTTAAAGGGCAGCTTAACAAAGCGGTAAAAGCCGGTAAGAAGGTGGCACCCAGTGCGCTGAAAGCCGCGACACCGAAGTTAGCTGAAATGGCGATTAAACAAGTGGTTAAGAAGAAGTAA